From Streptomyces yatensis, one genomic window encodes:
- a CDS encoding NtaA/DmoA family FMN-dependent monooxygenase (This protein belongs to a clade of FMN-dependent monooxygenases, within a broader family of flavin-dependent oxidoreductases, the luciferase-like monooxygenase (LMM) family, some of whose members use coenzyme F420 rather than FMN.) produces the protein MSRQHKQIHLAAHFPGVNNTTVWTDPRSRSQIDFDSFEHLARTAERGLFDFFFLAEGLRLREHNGRIHDLDVVGRPESITVLNALAAVTERLGLAATVNATFNEPYELARRLASLDHLSGGRAAWNVVTSSDAFTGENFRRGGFLDRADRYTRAAEFVATARELWDSWTPDGTPRPFAHTGRHFTIDGEFGVPRSPQGHPVVIQAGDSDEGREFAASAADIIFTRHGSLEAGRTFYADVKRRLARYGRAPEELKIMPGVTLVLGDTAADAQEKAAEIRLQQVSPQTALLTLEQIWGVDLSGYDPDGPLPDIDPDPDSQLTQGRVRHGDPLAVAAKWRALSEEKGLSIRQTVIEANGRQSFIGTPEAVAAQMAEFVATDAADGFILVPHLTPGGLDDFVGRVVPLLQERGVFRTAYTGTTLRDHLGLPYPGERG, from the coding sequence ATGAGCAGGCAGCACAAGCAGATCCATCTCGCGGCCCACTTCCCCGGGGTCAACAACACCACCGTCTGGACCGACCCCCGGTCCCGCAGCCAGATCGACTTCGACTCCTTCGAACATCTCGCGCGCACCGCCGAGCGCGGGCTGTTCGACTTCTTCTTCCTCGCCGAGGGGCTGCGGCTGCGCGAGCACAACGGCCGGATCCATGACCTCGACGTGGTCGGCAGACCGGAGTCGATCACCGTGCTGAACGCGCTCGCGGCCGTCACCGAACGGCTGGGGCTGGCCGCCACCGTCAACGCCACGTTCAACGAACCGTACGAACTGGCCCGCCGGCTGGCCTCCCTGGACCATCTCAGCGGGGGCCGCGCCGCCTGGAACGTGGTCACCTCCTCCGACGCCTTCACCGGCGAGAACTTCCGGCGCGGCGGCTTCCTGGACCGGGCCGACCGTTACACCCGGGCCGCCGAGTTCGTCGCCACCGCCCGTGAGCTGTGGGACTCCTGGACGCCGGACGGCACGCCCCGCCCGTTCGCCCACACCGGCCGGCACTTCACCATCGACGGCGAGTTCGGCGTGCCCCGTTCACCGCAGGGCCATCCGGTGGTGATCCAGGCCGGGGACTCCGACGAGGGCCGGGAGTTCGCCGCCTCCGCCGCCGACATCATCTTCACCCGGCACGGCTCACTGGAGGCCGGGCGCACCTTCTACGCCGACGTCAAGCGGCGGCTCGCGCGGTACGGGCGCGCCCCGGAGGAGCTGAAGATCATGCCCGGGGTGACCCTGGTCCTCGGCGACACCGCGGCCGACGCCCAGGAGAAGGCCGCCGAGATCCGGCTCCAGCAGGTCTCCCCGCAGACCGCGCTGCTCACCCTGGAGCAGATCTGGGGTGTGGACCTGTCCGGCTACGACCCGGACGGGCCGCTTCCGGACATCGACCCCGACCCCGACTCCCAGCTGACCCAGGGCCGGGTGCGGCATGGCGATCCGCTGGCCGTCGCCGCCAAGTGGCGGGCGCTGTCGGAGGAGAAAGGGCTGTCCATCCGGCAGACCGTCATCGAGGCGAACGGGCGTCAGTCGTTCATCGGCACCCCGGAGGCGGTCGCGGCGCAGATGGCGGAATTCGTCGCCACCGACGCCGCCGACGGCTTCATCCTCGTACCTCATCTGACCCCCGGCGGGCTCGATGACTTCGTGGGCCGGGTGGTGCCGCTGCTGCAGGAGCGAGGGGTGTTCCGCACCGCGTACACCGGTACGACACTCCGTGACCACCTGGGACTTCCCTATCCGGGGGAGCGGGGCTGA
- a CDS encoding slipin family protein yields the protein MVDALVTLIVVLACLGALGVLAAARVVKQYERGVVFRLGRLRSDIRGPGFTMITPVVDRLQKVNMQIVTMPVPAQEGITRDNVTVRVDAVVYFKVVDPAEALIAVEDYRFAVSQMAQTSLRSIIGKSDLDDLLSNREKLNQGLELMIDSPAVGWGVHIDRVEIKDVSLPETMKRSMARQAEADRERRARVINADAELQASKKLAEAASQMADTPSALQLRLLQTVMAVAAEKNSTLVLPIPVELLRFLERGAQEIPAALRAEGEAEGGAPAAGPAAAPEREAAPAQPAQPARQAMPTLTEREPEPHAVDR from the coding sequence ATGGTCGATGCGCTCGTGACATTGATAGTGGTACTGGCTTGCCTCGGCGCCCTTGGCGTGCTGGCCGCGGCCCGGGTGGTCAAGCAGTACGAACGGGGTGTGGTCTTCCGGCTCGGGAGGCTGCGCTCGGATATCCGGGGGCCCGGGTTCACCATGATCACTCCGGTGGTCGACCGGCTCCAGAAGGTCAATATGCAGATCGTGACGATGCCCGTCCCCGCCCAGGAGGGCATCACCCGGGACAATGTGACCGTGCGGGTCGACGCCGTCGTCTACTTCAAGGTCGTGGACCCGGCCGAAGCGCTCATCGCGGTCGAGGACTACCGCTTCGCCGTCTCCCAGATGGCCCAGACCTCGCTGCGGTCGATCATCGGAAAGAGCGATCTGGACGATCTGCTCTCCAACCGCGAGAAGCTCAACCAGGGCCTGGAGCTCATGATCGACAGCCCGGCCGTCGGCTGGGGCGTCCATATCGACCGGGTGGAGATCAAGGACGTCTCGCTGCCGGAGACCATGAAGCGGTCGATGGCCCGTCAGGCCGAGGCCGACCGGGAGCGCCGCGCGCGGGTCATCAACGCGGACGCGGAGCTGCAGGCGTCGAAGAAGCTGGCCGAGGCCGCTTCCCAGATGGCCGACACCCCCTCGGCCCTCCAGTTGCGGCTGCTGCAGACGGTGATGGCGGTCGCCGCCGAGAAGAACTCCACGCTGGTGCTGCCCATCCCGGTCGAGCTGCTGCGCTTCCTGGAGCGTGGCGCACAGGAGATCCCGGCCGCGCTCCGGGCGGAGGGCGAGGCGGAGGGCGGCGCTCCGGCCGCCGGTCCGGCCGCCGCCCCGGAGCGGGAGGCCGCGCCCGCGCAGCCGGCCCAGCCCGCCCGGCAGGCGATGCCCACGCTCACCGAGCGCGAGCCGGAGCCGCATGCCGTGGACCGGTGA
- a CDS encoding S1 family peptidase yields the protein MKHRRIPKRRVAIAGAGIAALVATGITLQSANAAPGEPQPDTLSVGAAGKLANTLTSSLKSDTAGAYYDAKTKKLVVNVVNKGVVDKVRDAGAEVKVVKHTLAELSKARQTLKEKATIPGTSWSVDPRSNKVVVTADSSVKGARMATLDKVAGALGDKVEVKRSAGKFSTFIAGGDAIWGNGGRCSLGFNVVKGGQPYFLTAGHCTEAISSWSDSQGGEEIGTNEGSDFPGNDYGLVKYTKDTDHPSAVDLYNGSTQAISKAGDATVGQKVTRSGSTTQVHDGEVTGLNATVNYQEGSVEGLIQTNVCAEPGDSGGALFAGDTALGLTSGGSGDCSSGGETFFQPVPEALQAFGAEIG from the coding sequence TTGAAGCACCGCCGCATACCCAAGCGTCGTGTCGCCATAGCCGGAGCCGGCATCGCGGCCCTGGTCGCCACGGGCATCACCCTGCAGAGCGCCAACGCCGCCCCCGGTGAGCCCCAGCCCGACACCCTCTCGGTCGGCGCCGCCGGAAAGCTCGCCAACACCCTCACCTCCTCGCTCAAGAGCGACACGGCGGGTGCGTACTACGACGCCAAGACCAAGAAGCTCGTCGTCAATGTGGTCAACAAGGGCGTCGTGGACAAGGTCCGGGACGCCGGGGCCGAGGTCAAGGTCGTCAAGCACACCCTGGCCGAGCTGAGCAAGGCGCGTCAGACGCTCAAGGAGAAGGCCACCATCCCCGGCACCTCCTGGTCGGTGGACCCCAGAAGCAACAAGGTCGTCGTCACCGCGGACAGCTCCGTCAAGGGCGCCCGGATGGCCACCCTCGACAAGGTCGCCGGCGCGCTGGGCGACAAGGTCGAGGTGAAGCGCTCGGCCGGTAAGTTCTCCACCTTCATCGCCGGTGGCGACGCCATCTGGGGCAACGGCGGGCGCTGCTCGTTGGGCTTCAACGTGGTCAAGGGCGGCCAGCCGTACTTCCTGACCGCCGGTCACTGCACCGAGGCCATCAGCAGCTGGTCGGACTCGCAGGGCGGCGAGGAGATCGGCACCAACGAGGGCAGCGACTTCCCCGGTAACGACTACGGGCTGGTCAAGTACACCAAGGACACCGACCACCCGAGCGCGGTCGACCTCTACAACGGCAGCACCCAGGCCATCTCCAAGGCCGGTGACGCCACGGTCGGCCAGAAGGTGACGCGCAGCGGCTCCACCACCCAGGTGCACGACGGCGAGGTCACCGGCCTCAATGCGACCGTCAACTACCAGGAAGGGTCGGTCGAAGGGCTGATCCAGACCAACGTCTGCGCCGAGCCCGGCGACAGCGGCGGCGCGCTCTTCGCGGGCGACACGGCCCTGGGGCTGACCTCCGGCGGCAGCGGTGACTGCTCCTCGGGCGGCGAGACCTTCTTCCAGCCGGTGCCGGAGGCGCTGCAGGCGTTCGGCGCCGAGATCGGCTGA
- a CDS encoding subtilase-type protease inhibitor: MRKTTGAIGLGAALAVSAVLGIGTSGTASAQPAKPQSLYPPSALVLTVGWGADGATTEVQRAVTLSCRPTATGTHPAPAKACAELRSVGGTFGQLRTGAEPGRVCTKEWHPITVTAEGIWDGRRVSYEHTFANNCFKSAAPTMVFEF; this comes from the coding sequence ATGCGGAAGACTACTGGGGCGATCGGGCTCGGAGCCGCTCTGGCCGTGAGCGCCGTGCTGGGGATCGGCACGAGCGGCACGGCCAGCGCCCAGCCCGCCAAGCCGCAGAGCCTGTACCCGCCCTCCGCGCTGGTCCTCACCGTCGGCTGGGGGGCCGACGGCGCCACGACCGAGGTCCAGCGAGCGGTGACACTGAGCTGTCGCCCCACCGCCACCGGCACCCACCCGGCCCCCGCCAAGGCATGCGCCGAACTCCGCTCCGTGGGCGGCACGTTCGGCCAGCTGCGCACCGGCGCGGAGCCCGGCCGGGTGTGCACCAAGGAGTGGCACCCCATCACGGTGACCGCCGAGGGGATCTGGGACGGCCGCCGGGTGTCGTACGAGCACACCTTCGCGAACAACTGCTTCAAGAGCGCGGCCCCGACGATGGTCTTCGAGTTCTGA
- a CDS encoding S1 family peptidase — MRIKRNAPHGKQARRIALIAATSALVAGAALAAPAAYAGSDGTRTFSAAEAKSASNAVLEADVAGTAWYVDKATNKLTVTADSTVSQSEIAKIKNTAGASADAIEIKRTPGKIQKLISGGDAIYASSWRCSLGFNVRNSSGANYFVTAGHCTDGAGTWWSNSGHTTTIGPTSGSSFPTNDYGLVRYSGSVTPQGTVGSQDITSAANPSVGQTVTRRGSTTGIHSGRVTALNATVNYGNGDIVYGMIQTTVCAEPGDSGGPLYAGSTALGLTSGGSGNCTSGGTTFFQPVVEALNAYGVSVY, encoded by the coding sequence TTGAGGATCAAGCGCAATGCCCCCCACGGCAAGCAGGCGAGACGCATCGCCCTGATCGCCGCGACCTCGGCCCTGGTGGCCGGAGCGGCGCTCGCCGCCCCCGCCGCCTACGCCGGAAGCGACGGCACCCGCACCTTCAGTGCGGCGGAGGCCAAGTCGGCGAGCAACGCCGTCCTCGAGGCCGATGTCGCGGGCACCGCCTGGTATGTCGACAAGGCGACCAACAAGCTCACGGTCACCGCCGACAGCACGGTGTCCCAGAGCGAGATAGCCAAGATCAAGAACACCGCCGGCGCGAGTGCCGACGCGATCGAGATCAAGCGGACCCCCGGCAAGATTCAGAAGCTGATCTCGGGCGGAGACGCGATCTACGCGAGTAGCTGGCGCTGCTCCCTCGGCTTCAACGTGCGCAACAGCAGTGGGGCCAACTACTTCGTCACCGCCGGTCACTGCACCGACGGTGCGGGCACCTGGTGGTCGAACTCCGGCCACACCACCACCATCGGCCCGACGTCCGGCTCCAGCTTCCCGACCAACGACTACGGTCTGGTCCGGTACAGCGGCTCGGTCACCCCCCAGGGCACCGTAGGCAGCCAGGACATCACCTCGGCCGCCAACCCGTCCGTGGGCCAGACGGTCACCCGGCGCGGCTCCACCACCGGCATCCACAGCGGCCGGGTCACCGCGCTGAACGCCACGGTCAACTACGGCAATGGCGACATCGTCTACGGCATGATCCAGACCACGGTCTGCGCCGAGCCCGGCGACAGCGGCGGCCCGCTCTACGCCGGCTCCACCGCCCTCGGCCTCACCTCCGGCGGCAGCGGCAACTGCACCTCCGGTGGCACCACGTTCTTCCAGCCGGTCGTCGAGGCGCTGAACGCGTACGGCGTGAGCGTCTACTGA